TTTGGGCAAATTTCTGGACACGACTGCTTACTCAACAAGGGCTACCGACCTCTCAGGCTACCGGCATCACTGCGTACTTCATCAGCCAGTTGGGAAAATATATTCCAGGCAAAATCTGGGTGATTCTCATTCGGGTGACCATGCTGGGCACAAGCGGAAAATCGCGTACTATCGTTGCGGTCACGGCCACGTTCGAAGCTTTGACATCCATGGCCACCGGCGGTTTTATCGCCGCTCTACTATTGCCGTTGCTGTCGCTCGATCTCACCAAGTTTGGAGCTAAAAACTCTTCTCTTGTGGCGATTGCCCTGCTACCGGTCGGCCTGGTATTTTTAAACCGCTTGATTTACGTGATGGTGAAACGTCAGAGCCAAAGTGGCGAAACCGATATTCCGCTGATGAGTTTTCGAACCATGCTGCTGGGGATTCTTCAGGCAGCGGTCGGCTGGTTATTCCTGGGCTTAAGCTTGTGGATGACCATGCAGGCGATTCTTCCCGAGTTCAGAGCTTTGGAACTGGAGGAACTGGGCCGTCTGACCGCCATCAATGCGATTGCCTACGTCATCGGTTTCATCTTTCTGTTTATGCCGGCCGGGGCGGGTATCCGGGAAGATGTGATGAAAGGACTGCTAACCCCGGAACTTGCAGGCAATTTTGGGGAGGGAGCGGCCGGCGTGGCCCTCTATATCGCCCTGATACTGCGTCTGGTCTGGACCACGGCGGAAATACTTCTGGTCGGCCTCCTGTATTTGCGCAAAAAAAAATTGGGGTCCGTCCCGGTCCCAGTAACGCCGAGCTTGCAGGAGCAAGCGGCATGAGTGCGGACACTGTTGAACCGAAACTGGTTTCCTCTCTCTCGCTGGTCATACCGCTTTTCAATGAACAGGAAAGCCTGGAACCGCTATGGCGGGAGATTCAACAGATCGGCGCTCAGGAACATTATTCCCTGGAAGTCGTTTTCGTTGACGATGGCAGTACCGATGGGTCCTGGGAAGTGATCCGCAAGCTGGCCTCGGA
The genomic region above belongs to Telmatocola sphagniphila and contains:
- a CDS encoding lysylphosphatidylglycerol synthase transmembrane domain-containing protein translates to MNKGRRLARIFIQWVLPIAVLIAIAWQFVSILSRPEVREQIDKLQLRWYWLVGSGILYLCAHTIWANFWTRLLTQQGLPTSQATGITAYFISQLGKYIPGKIWVILIRVTMLGTSGKSRTIVAVTATFEALTSMATGGFIAALLLPLLSLDLTKFGAKNSSLVAIALLPVGLVFLNRLIYVMVKRQSQSGETDIPLMSFRTMLLGILQAAVGWLFLGLSLWMTMQAILPEFRALELEELGRLTAINAIAYVIGFIFLFMPAGAGIREDVMKGLLTPELAGNFGEGAAGVALYIALILRLVWTTAEILLVGLLYLRKKKLGSVPVPVTPSLQEQAA